One genomic segment of Besnoitia besnoiti strain Bb-Ger1 chromosome VII, whole genome shotgun sequence includes these proteins:
- a CDS encoding leucine rich repeat-containing protein (encoded by transcript BESB_077830): MNALHHHNVESGWRVLRAVTGHFDPYTVYVFKGQNTCVTAWEQELQLCRSLLFLNLSNCALMNINALLSLTSVKHLDISHNSIVRLDQINKLTQLENLRAVANPISRFQDLRDLSGLQRLRALSFQNVDRSEACPVCRVEDYRYRIYNLLPEKRAHSTTSKAETSRILAAQTSPRNGGLLLTVLKTRLHTLDGLPVRLSDPNALVQKVMQTVENMSNKTATLRDRIRQLCAPVILDFPALDECEVSVSAEFTSCEDGLRSLREATRDAKEAMAMFEKLKESFHEGQ; this comes from the exons ATGAACGCCCTACACCATCACAATGTTGAGTCTGGATGGAGAGTCCTACGGGCCGTTACAGGTCATTTCGATCCATATACTGTGTATGTTTTCAAGGGGCAGAATACCTGTGTGACCGCATGGGAACAGGAACTTCAActctgccgcagcctgcTTTTCCTGAACCTCTCTAACTGCGCACTAATGAATATCAACGCCCTTCTCTCCCTTACCAGCGTTAAACACCTGGATATTTCTCACAATAGTATCGTACGATTGGACCAAATCAATAAGCTTACGCAGCTAGAAAATTTGAGGGCCGTCGCGAATCCCATTTCCAGATTCCAG GATCTCCGAGACCTTTCTGGCCTTCAGAGGCTGAGGGCTCTGTCATTCCAAAATGTCGATCGAAGCGAGGCTTGCCCCGTGTGTCGCGTTGAGGATTATCGCTACCGAATCTACAACCTCTTACCGGAGAAACGTGCTCATTCCACCACTTCAAAGGCAGAAACCTCAAGAATCCTGGCAGCGCAGACGTCTCCGAGGAACGGTGGTCTGCTTCTGACGGTTCTGAAAACCCGCCTGCACACTTTGGACGGTCTTCCAGTGCGGCTCTCCGATCCAAACGCCCTGGTGCAAAAAGTGATGCAAACAGTTGAAAATATGAGCAACAAAACAGCCACCCTGCGGGACCGTATACGACAACTATGTGCACCTGTCATCCTGGACTTTCCTGCCCTGGATGAATGCGAAGTATCCGTGTCTGCCGAATTCACATCATGTGAAGATGGTCTTCGGTCCCTAAGAGAGGCAACACGAGACGCCAAAGAAGCTATGGCCATGTTCGAGAAGCTAAAAGAGTCTTTCCACGAAGGCCAGTGA
- a CDS encoding putative coronin (encoded by transcript BESB_077840): MADGVDVPQIKNLYSEAWKQQYSDLRLSTKQTESCGLAANIEYIAAPWDVGGGGVLGILRLADIGRNPAVAKIKGHTASIQDTNFSPFHRDILATACEDTIVRIWQLPAEFSGGLEVKDPVASFTGALKKVLSAEWNPATSGVLACGCFDGSVAFWNVEKAENFATVKLQDSLLSSKWSWKGDLVACTTKDKMLSIADPRHGKVVASVTCHEGSKACKCTWLDGLSGCEGHVMTTGFGKMQEREMAIWDTRKMDKPVHHQEIDRGTSPLYPTYDETTGMIYVCGKGDSTCRYYQYYGGMVRFVDAYRSSAPIKNFCFIPKLAVDQMRAEIGRMLKQENNNVLQPISFIVPRKNQDVFQADLYPPAPDIEPAMTNEEWFAGQDKAIRRRSVKPGEDWTRDAVAAGQTRRMTIEHAASSGPAGVGAAAGAAGGAAAAADDKEVQRLQSEIVSLKSQVAEVEKLRRENADLKAKISELESRPAAAVESTPKEDPALKELQRENSDLKAKIRELESRVADLEEELSSAKATNAQQEGRLRTVESRFIAASKGQQKEKERNEELQRRVDELEAKNRELKTQMEQAQGTLHRAATLSGLDSDMKLELNEMRDFFRDILQQTQDEL, translated from the exons ATGGCAGACGGCGTAGACGTCCCTCAAATCAAGAACCTCTACT cgGAGGCGTGGAAGCAGCAGTATTCGGATCTGCGGCTGTCCACGAAACAGACCGAGTCCTGCGGTCTCGCGGCGAACATTGAGTACATCGCG GCACCGTGGGACGTCGGTGGAGGTGGCGTTCTGGGCATCCTGCGTTTGGCGGACATTGGTCGCAACCCCGCAGTTGCAAAGATCAAGGGCCACACCGCTTCCATTCAAGACACGAACTTCAGTCCCTTCCACCGCGACATTCTCGCCACCGCGTGCGAAG ACACGATCGTCCGTATTTggcagctgcctgcggagTTCTCCGGCGGCCTGGAAGTGAAGGATCCCGTCGCGTCCTTCACCGGAGCCCTCAAGAAGGTTTTGTCCGCCGAGTGGAATCCCGCTACGTCTGGCGTTCTTGCCTGTGGCTGCTTCGACGGCTCCGTTGCCTTCTG GAATGTTGAGAAGGCAGAAAACTTTGCCACTGTGAAGCTTCAGGACTCTCTCTTGAGTTCCAAATGGAGCTGGAAAGG AGACTTGGTCGCATGCACGACGAAGGACAAGATGCTGAGTATCGCAGACCCGCGGCACGGCAAAGTCGTCGCGTCCGTGACCTGCCACGAAGGCTCGAAAGCCTGCAAATGCACCTGGCTGGACGGCTTGTCTGGGTGCGAGGGCCACGTCATGACGACTGGCTTCGGGAAGATGCAGGAACGCGAGATGGCGATTTGGGACACCAGAAAGATGGACAAGCC CGTCCATCACCAGGAGATCGATCGAGGCACTTCGCCTCTGTATCCGACTTACGACGAAACAACCGGCATGATCTACGTTTGCGGCAAG GGTGACTCGACGTGCCGGTACTACCAATACTACGGCGGCATGGTGCGTTTCGTGGACGCATACAGATCCAGTGCGCCTATAAAGAACTTTTGCTTCATTCCCAAGTT GGCGGTGGATCAGATGCGCGCGGAAATCGGCCGCATGTTGAAGCAAGAAAACAACAACGTGCTGCAGCCCATCTCCTTCATCGTCCCGCGAAAGAACCAGGACGTCTTCCAAGCAGATCTCTATCCTCCCGCGCCGGATATCGAACCCGCCATG ACGAACGAAGAGTGGTTTGCCGGTCAAGACAAGGCGATTCGAAGACGCTCCGTGAAGCCAGGTGAGGACTGGACTC GCGATGCCGTTGCCGCTGGCCAGACGCGGCGCATGACCATCGAGCATGCGGCGAGCTCAGGGCCTGCCGGCgtaggcgccgcagccggagccgcaggcggagccgcagccgcagccgacgaCAAGGAAGTCCAACGC CTCCAGTCCGAAATCGTCTCGCTCAAGTCGCAGGTTGCGGAGGTTGAGAAG CTCCGACGAGAGAACGCGGACTTGAAGGCGAAGATCAGTGAACTCGAATCG CGCCCCGCTGCGGCGGTGGAGTCCACTCCGAAGGAAGACCCCGCATTGAAGGAG ctgcagcgggagAACTCCGACCTGAAGGCCAAGATCAGGGAGCTGGAGTCG AGAGTCGCGGATCTGGAGGAGGAGCTTAGTTCTGCAAAGGCCACGaacgcgcagcaggagggTCGCCTGCGCACTGTCGAGAGCCGCTTCATCGCCGCTTCTAAGGGTCAACagaaagaaaaggagaggaaCGAAGAGCTTCAGCGACGCGTGGACGAACTGGAGGCGAAAAACCGCGAGCTGAAAACGCAAATGGAGCAGGCGCAAGGCACGCTCCACCGAGCTGCGACGCTTTCGGGCCTCGATAGCGACATGAAGCTCGAACTCAATGAG ATGCGTGACTTCTTCCGAGACATTCTTCAACAGACCCAAGACGAATTATAA
- a CDS encoding WDR8 protein isoform 3 family protein (encoded by transcript BESB_077850), with the protein MLNPQRERRSADLKKRKSRNHCNGVQRSELMALTPAFHMQSALARWSPDGELLATVTENLVKMRRVTAPIAPAIFPAPARILQLAWAPDSQRFLCLLADHTVRVFSVTDHEWSCGINEGLLPVAAASWAPDSLHVLTASDCKMRLSVWSLCESRAADALTLVVHRPKFASAGNTFSPSGKLWAVCTRVDCKDFLEIFRVSPTQWSRLRDFEVCTSDLQDLLWTPSETSLVVWDSPVVCRFLVYHIAGHLLFKFEPQTEALGIRSVQIEPKADALLVSGYDETIRVFSLLDWSEPFPPMRHEEKVAFHDHLLVVREEVNDAFGATAESELASNCERDGEPDEAREAKRRAPVVYRQQLPPKGAPEAEEPRGRAEAAKSPEVSGAAEAAAEDSACTGQQRRDGANSETREESLDAGSDPTEDGERRGERSGEAHAKKVPWLALPTEKLLDAHVDAILASARLSFKGTQPPRMRSKGTDSSTLGGVAQTVVSPCGAFVASHSGKLQKQTRKLGKIRNRQEYSSQRRSRNTAG; encoded by the exons ATGCTCAacccgcagagagagagacgatcCGCGGATTtgaaaaagagaaaatcCCGAAACCACTGCAACGGAGTGCAAAGGTCAGAGCTGATGGCGCTCACACCCGCCTTCCACATGCAGAGCGCCTTAGCGCGCTGGTCGCCCgacggcgagctgctggcgacgGTCACAGAAAATCTCGTCAAG ATGAGGCGCGTGACGGCGCCGATTGCGCCCGCGATCTttccggcgcccgcgcggatTCTGCAGCTCGCGTGGGCTCCAGACTCTCAGcgcttcctctgtctgctgGCTGACCACACAG TTCGTGTCTTTTCCGTGACCGACCATGAGTGGAGCTGCGGGATCAACGAGGGCCTTctgccggtcgccgccgctagTTGGGCTCCGGACTCTCTCCACGTGCTCACGGCTTCAGATTGCAAG ATGAGGCTCTCGGTGTGGAGCTTGTGCGAGTCGCGTGCCGCCGACGCTCTGACGCTGGTCGTCCATCGCCCCAagttcgcctccgcgg GCAACACGTTCAGCCCAAGCGGCAAGCTGTGGGCGGTGTGCACGCGCGTCGACTGCAAAGATTTTCTTGAGatcttccgcgtctcgcccaCGCAGTGGAGTCGACTCAGG GATTTCGAGGTCTGCACGAGCGATTTGCAGGATCTGCTGTGGACGCCGAGTGAGACTTCTCTCGTCGTCTGGGACTCTCCCGTGGTG TGCCGATTTCTGGTCTACCACATTGCCGGTCATCTTCTCTTCAAGTTCGAGCCTCAGACTGAAGCGCTCG gcatTCGCAGCGTACAGATCGAACCAAAGGCCGATGCATTGCTAGTCTCTGGCTACGACGAAACG ATTCGCGTGTTTTCTTTGCTGGACTGGTCGGAGCCGTTTCCGCCTATGCGGCATGAGGAGAAGGTGGCCTTTCACGATCACCTGTTGGTTGTGAGAGAAGAGGTCAACGACGCGTTTGGCGCCACCGCAGAATCTGAACTCGCTTCGAACTGTGAAAGAGACGGAGAGCCtgacgaggcgcgggaagCCAAACGCCGAGCACCGGTCGTCTACAGGCAGC AGCTTCCCCCCAagggcgcgccggaggcagaagagccgcgaggccgagcggaagcagcgaagaGCCCAGAAGTCTcaggcgccgctgaagccgctgcggaggatAGTGCCTGCACGGGGCAGCaaaggcgcgacggcgccaactcggagacgcgagaggagtCATTGGACGCCGGAAGCGACCCCACAGAGGACGGCGAACGCAGGGGGGAGAGATCTGGCGAGGCACACGCGAAGAAGGTCCCGTGGCTTGCTCTGCCGACAGAAAAG CTACTAGACGCGCACGTTGACGCCATCCTTGCGAGCGCCCGGTTGAGCTTCAAAGGGACACAGCCCCCTCGGATGCGGTCGAAAGGGACAGATTCTTCAactctcggcggcgtcgcccaaACCGTCGTCAGCCCATgtggcgccttcgtcgcctcgcacAGTGGCAAGTTGCAGAAGCAAACGAGGAAACTCGGAAAAATCAGAAATAGACAGGAGTACAgctcgcagaggcgaagcagaaatACAGCTGGATAG
- a CDS encoding LysM domain-containing protein (encoded by transcript BESB_077860), protein MALRRVSLAGRSPVDPLAREPVGGSWLPPSLPSAAAGGEEGETAPREACRGNHVHAIQPADTLLSIALQYDVPVPRIMLANRLSSADIWFKNELLIPCSGRCAQVAAVERPAEARRDAAEGAGDRARRLGPAAESAVDAASAQMDAACVRTEIPDLVHRTAHTAMLVEALVRQEGVDVTLARAQLAFRNGNADVARADCRLVRRWQDELDVTTPEILAYLSVNDGDVVKARNAMLKDEQWLQEQEEAHRTRARARPASFSVSSLLNTRSLFSSASARYVRLADETGLLSPLSRERSGGEACVPRVIGKASSAASSASTDVSPGRDSRDDAPCLFSVTSSRASVCAPRGTLPQLRQRLASGQTRKGRRETIDVEMRQL, encoded by the exons ATGGCGCTCCGGCGCGTGAGTCTCGCAGGCCGGAGCCCCGTCGAccctctcgcccgcgagccCGTCGGGGGCAGTTGGctcccgccgtcgctcccttctgcggccgcaggcggcgaggagggcgaaacggcgccgcgcgaggcgtgtcGAGGCAACCATGTGCACGCAATTCAGCCAGCAGACACGCTCCTCTCGATCGCGCTCCAGTACGACGTGCCGGTGCCGCGCATCATGCTCGCGAACCGACTCTCCTCAGCAGACATCTGGTTCAAAAACGAACTCCTCATTCCCtgcagcgggcgctgcgcgcaggtcgcggccgtcgagcggcctgcagaggcgcggagagacgcagcggagggtgcgggcgaccgcgcgaggcgcctggggcctgcggcagagagcgccgtggacgcggcgtccgcgcagaTGGATGCGGCCTGCGTGAGGACGGAAATTCCGGATCTCGTCCACAGAACTGCGCACACCGCCATGCTCGTTGAGGCACTCGTGCGACAGGAGGGCGTCGACGTCACATTGGCAagggcgcagctcgccttcAGAAAC GGCAACGCcgacgtcgcgcgcgcggactgTCGGCTGGTGAGGCGCTGGCAGGACGAGCTCGACGTCACAACCCCAGAAATCCTCGCGTATCTCTCAGTGAACGACGGCGACGTGGTGAAGGCGAGGAATGCGATGCTGAAAGACGAACAGTGGCTTCA AGAGCAAGAAGAGGCCCAccggacgcgggcgcgagcgcggccggcgtccttctctgtctcttcgctgttGAACACGCGGTCGctcttctcgtctgcgtccgcgcgctACGTTCGACTTGCAGACGAGACCGGCTtgctgtcgccgctgtcgcgcgagcgcagcggcggcgaggcgtgcgTGCCGCGAGTTATCGGCAAAGCTTCGTCCGCTGCGAGTTCAGCGAGCACGGACGTCTCCCCGGGACGCGATTCGAGAGATGACGCGCCTTGCCTGTTTTCCGTGACCAGCTCCCGCGCGAGCGtgtgcgcgcctcgaggaacgctgccgcagcttcggCAGCGACTCGCGAGCGGCCAGACTCGAAAGGGGCGGAGGGAAACGATCGACGTCGAAATGCGGCAACTGTGA
- a CDS encoding hypothetical protein (encoded by transcript BESB_077870) — translation MPVASASWRAVKMNQPRGSGDASWAGACGGVDYDAIRRDYLRCLHQLQSEEEARHDVLEANRWGQLLRMPAHPRASPLCCQFQDARNFGRAHEEARNYVLGDLTGEDAYAEMRRAYICHIQRVQNDEKAVWERARQAPPAASWETRSDMGEEVDCSGANAFGAPVAADVVSSPGRGGADTPSLRIRGTTCLLCREQLRPLLSRNGLRPPQRLSPTPSPVLLPPSLSPSPEFPLASLHAAPTAACVPLHAKKPVTSLRVSSPCAALSPAASSRHSHFSSAVSAPSAAPLSAVGVPHASLPAPDPWNVSSPNPPASLTTFSSRSSSSSLVAPSAVSPAGSGHLAAAENSTRVQGLPLFSPEECAAQSHSRKSHGASPLDSRSPASISPRQLPPLPIALSVARSAATACLSAACWASGPFASAPAWPSLASGSLSPPPPPVASSPSSSAPLSRHCESNPAGAQATPPLALLPDPQPASSRPPRPLQVSAPFRSAALFPLDLWTGRPRRACATRRSPSCVFPLPPVTSCARGVTARLAAVAARSPPCRRSRGASVENSSPDDAQPASSQIQRGASLPPPCEGTPLAAARPPPAPPSCGPRVDLRGPAAPRASRTTLASSLQETENVPASPPASQRLSSPLALPLQPSLCSAVSALSARSSLLPVAPWLSPACPSTPAPASVSESCASGSFYSCLSAPSPGAGGFLGPPSDRALSPSSVVLSAPSSLSQPLSPAPSRCAFLASSPSKSASASATVAENRAASAAASCSAAVVFPEAGEPCLHPSALLHEEGQSAHASLSVHSASPASSRAFLDASRLAPARSLRWGDEPAETRGDHRGAPLRLDDSKREANAPQPRMPSGKVAAVLACREVIRHELQTRLCQRGPARGAAGGEREAASGPFFEGEVSSHRFFLREASSGLFSEREVLEDGRGGEGRDAGVEGLHWGGCALGGGGNGALARGASADDANGEEETKGPLARETVRVEAAGAAESGENCLLRQELRPARFGDKKLGDTCRNERCAVPRPTAAFARSTGGQMPRGGRGDASAHEAGQSLPQSFRRTQALRCDSHTPARHASAEKIPRIRRPPAQTTGEGASRNGEPRDLKCFEEASPGGCGEEGDDRLPAAFLARVRGGTAARGVETRRERGMLDRGRAATLLFHRFAEIRGLIDRGGAGDRAGEGGGSKRQHEM, via the coding sequence ATGCCGGTAGCCTCTGCCAGCTGGCGGGCGGTGAAAATGAATCAGCCGAGAGGCTCAGGGGACGCGAGTTGGGCAGGCgcttgcggcggcgtcgactACGATGCGATTCGTCGGGACTATCTACGCTGCCTTCACCAGCTtcagagcgaagaagaagctcgcCACGACGTGCTCGAGGCGAACCGCTGGggccagctgctgcgcatgccagcgcacccgcgcgcgagtcctctctgctgccagTTCCAAGACGCGAGAAACTTTGGACGAGCCCACGAAGAAGCACGCAATTACGTCCTGGGGGACCTGACGGGAGAGGACGCCTACGCAGAGATGCGTCGAGCCTACATTTGCCACATCCAGCGAGTTCAGAACGACGAAAAGGCCGTGTGGGAGAGAGCAAGGCAggcgccccccgccgcgagcTGGGAAACGCGTAGCGACATGGGCGAGGAGGTTGATTGTTCCGGAGCGAATGCCTTCGGCGCACCTGTGGCTGCCGACGTGGTGTCTTCTcctggccgcggcggcgcagacacgcCTTCACTCCGCATTCGTGGAACGACGTGCCTGCTGTGCAgagagcagctgcggcctctctTGAGCCGAAACGGCTTAAGACCCCCTCAGCGTCTATCTccgacgccgtcgcctgtcCTCCTGCCCCCTTCGTTGTCTCCGAGCCCTGAGTTTCCTTTGGCCTCTCTTCACGCAGCTCCtaccgccgcctgcgtgccGCTCCACGCGAAAAAGCCTGTCACctcgcttcgcgtctcctctccctgcgctgcgctctcgcctgcggcatCGTCGCGCCATTCCCACTTTTCTTCTGCcgtctcggcgccttcggcagcgcctctgtctgctgtCGGTGTCCCCCACGCCTCGCTTCCAGCGCCCGATCCCTGGAATGTCTCTTCCCCAAacccgcccgcgtcgctgaCGACTTTCTCAtcgcgctcgtcgtcttcgtcgctggTTGCGCCTTCAGCTGTCTCCCCTGCAGGCTCCGGTCACTTGGCTGCAGCGGAAAACAGCACGCGAGTGCAaggtcttcctctcttttctccggAAGAATGCGCAGCGCAATCCCATTCACGAAAGTCGCACGGAGCTTCGCCTCTCGATTCACGTTCGCCCGCGTCCATCTCACCGCGTCAgttgcctccgctgccgatCGCTTTGTCGGTCGCCCGGTCCGCTGCAACTGCATGCTTGTCGGCTGCCTGCTGGGCGTCCGGTCCTTTCGCCtcagcgcctgcgtggccttctctcgcgtccggctccctctcgccgcctccgcctccggtTGCTTCATCgccctcttcctctgcgcctctctcgaggCACTGCGAGTCGAAcccggcaggcgcgcaggccacccctcccctcgcgcttctcccaGACCCTCAGCCCGCAtcttcgcgccctccgcggcctcttcagGTTTCGGCACCTTTCAGGTCTGCAGCGCTCTTTCCTCTCGATCTGTGGACtggtcgccctcgccgcgcctgtgcGACGAGGAGGTCTCCGTCCTGCGTTTTTCCGCTTCCGCCAGTCACTTCGTGCGCGCGCGGGGTgacggcgcggctcgcggcggtcgcggctcgctcgccgccttgccgccgaagccgcggagctTCAGTTGAAAACTCGTCGCCGGATGACGCGcagcccgcctcctcgcagatccagcgaggcgcttctctgccgccgccttgcGAAGGAACGCccctggctgcggcgcgcccccCGCCAGCTCCTCCGTCGTGCGGTCCGCGCGTAGATCTCCGCGGCCCGGCGGCGCCAAGAGCGTCTCGTACCACACTGGCGAGCAGCTTACAGGAAACAGAGAACgtgcccgcgtcgccccccGCGTCTCAGAGACTGTCATCGCCGTTGGCGTTGCCTCTCCAGCCTTCACTCtgctctgctgtctccgctctgTCTGCGCGTTCGTCCCTGCTCCCCGTCGCTCCGTGGCTTTCGCCGGCGTGTCcctcgacgccggcgcccgcgtccgtGTCGGAGTCTTGTGCATCCGGCTCCTTTTactcctgcctctccgcgccctctcccggcgctggaggcttTCTAGGGCCTCCCAGCGACAGagcgctgtctccgtcgtcggTCGTACTGTCCGCGCCTTCGAGCCTTTCGCAGCccctctcgccggcgccatctcgctgcgcgtttttggcttcctcgccctctaagtccgcgtcggcctccgcgacggTAGCAGAGAaccgcgccgcgtccgctgccgccagttgctctgccgctgtcgtcttccCTGAAGCCGGGGAACCCTGCCTGCATCCCTCTGCACTGCTTCACGAAGAAGGCCAGAGTGCCCACGCAAGTCTCTCGGTGCAttcggcgtctcccgcgtcttCGAGAGCTTTTCTGGATGCGTCTCgactcgcgcctgcgcgttcgCTTCGCTGGGGCGACGAGCCGGCCGAGACACGGGGGGACCACAgaggggcgccgctgcgtctcgacGACTCGAAACGCGAAGCAAACGCGCCGCAACCTCGCATGCCTTCTGGCAAGGTCGCCGCAGTCCTCGCCTGCCGGGAGGTGATTCGCCACGAACTCCAGACGCGGCTTTGCCAACGCGggcctgcgagaggcgccgctgggGGAGAACGGGAAGCGGCTTCTGGTCCGTTCTTTGAAGGCGAAGTGAGTTCGCACCGTTTCTTCCTTCGCGAAGCGAGTTCAGGTCTTTTCTCCGAGCGCGAGGTGTTAGAAGACGGCCGAGGGGGCGAAGGCCGAGACGCGGGCGTCGAGGGTCTCCACTGGGGAGGCTGTGCCCTGGGTGGCGGCGGCAACGGGGCCCTCGCGAGAGGAGCAAGTGCCGACGACGCAAatggcgaggaggagacaaagGGGCCGCTCGCCCGGGAAACGGTCCGCGTCGAGGCAGCCGGAgccgccgagagcggcgaaaaCTGCCTCCTGCGGCAGGAGCTCCGTCCTGCGCGCTTTGGAGACAAGAAGCTGGGAGACACCTGCCGAAACGAGCGTTGCGCAGTGCCGAGGCCAACCGCCGCTTTTGCGCGTTCGACAGGGGGTCAGATGCCccgggggggacggggggatGCCTCTGCTCACGAGGCTGGACAGAGTCTCCCGCAGAGCTTCAGGCGAACTCAGGCACTGCGATGCGACTCTCACACCCCTGCTCGgcacgcgagcgccgagaagATTCCCCGCATcaggcggccgccagcgcagacgacgggggagggcgcgagccgaAATGGGGAGCCTCGCGACCTGAAGTGTTTCGAGGAAGCCAGCCCAGGCGGatgcggagaggaaggcgacgatcGACTGCCTGCAGCATTTTTGGCGAGAGTGAGAGGAGGcacggctgcgcgcggcgtggaAACGAGGAGGGAGCGAGGAATGCTAGACCGAGGCAGAGCGGCGACCTTGCTGTTTCATAGATTCGCCGAAATACGCGGCTTGATTgatcgcggaggcgccggtgaccgcgcaggagagggaggcggcagcaAGCGGCAGCACGAGATGTAG